One Kineococcus aurantiacus genomic window carries:
- a CDS encoding glycosyltransferase has protein sequence MSQPTRSDVPDVPDVTVVVPCWNVVGVVENQLAALAAQDFEGTFEVVLSDNGSTDGLPGHVPGWAARYGLDLRCVDSSGVQGVSRARNVGLRAARADVVAVCDADDVVVPGWLSSLVRAMEGADLVGGTMDVVTPNDAVRRAWRPGPTPGALQTRFGFLPFAMGCNLAVRRDVALAVGGWDESYVAGGDDVDFSWRVQLAGHRIGLAEGAVVQYRYRSDLRGTARQFRDYARNEARLLAQYRPHGARAPEGVSRADARWLLRHGYHLVQGPGRRGRWVCRAARLIGREQGRRTYSSAG, from the coding sequence ATGAGCCAGCCGACGAGGTCCGACGTGCCGGACGTCCCGGACGTCACGGTGGTCGTCCCCTGCTGGAACGTGGTCGGCGTCGTCGAGAACCAGCTCGCCGCGCTCGCCGCGCAGGACTTCGAGGGGACCTTCGAGGTCGTGCTGTCGGACAACGGCAGCACCGACGGCCTGCCCGGGCACGTGCCCGGGTGGGCCGCGCGGTACGGCCTGGACCTGCGGTGCGTGGACTCCAGCGGGGTCCAGGGCGTCAGCCGGGCGCGCAACGTCGGGCTGCGGGCCGCGCGCGCGGACGTCGTCGCCGTGTGCGACGCCGACGACGTCGTCGTGCCCGGGTGGCTGAGCAGCCTGGTGCGGGCGATGGAGGGGGCCGACCTCGTCGGCGGGACCATGGACGTGGTCACGCCCAACGACGCCGTCCGGCGTGCGTGGCGGCCGGGGCCCACCCCCGGTGCGCTGCAGACGCGCTTCGGCTTCCTGCCGTTCGCGATGGGGTGCAACCTCGCGGTGCGGCGGGACGTGGCCCTCGCCGTCGGCGGCTGGGACGAGTCCTACGTGGCCGGCGGTGACGACGTCGACTTCAGCTGGCGGGTCCAGCTGGCCGGCCACCGCATCGGGCTGGCCGAGGGCGCCGTCGTGCAGTACCGCTACCGCTCGGACCTGCGGGGCACGGCGCGCCAGTTCCGCGACTACGCGCGCAACGAGGCGAGGCTGCTGGCCCAGTACCGCCCCCACGGGGCACGGGCTCCCGAGGGCGTGTCCCGCGCGGACGCCCGCTGGCTGCTGCGGCACGGGTACCACCTCGTGCAGGGGCCCGGCCGGCGCGGCCGGTGGGTCTGCCGGGCCGCCCGCCTCATCGGGCGGGAGCAGGGGCGCCGGACCTACTCCAGCGCGGGCTGA
- a CDS encoding nucleotidyltransferase family protein, with protein sequence MHDRHQLSPALDGRTAGGPRRAHRAAGTFVRSLLRGAPAPARGVTPEALGRVVHLHRVGPTVDHLLRTAPDAAALAPLRAGTRPALVAQTARQLPVQLDLRTVESALRGLAWAVVKGPAVARTLYAGTPREFHDLDVVVSPASFGEALRRLEAAGARAMDPDWAGIRAARAGEIAVALPHGTFLDLHWHLVNRPHRRARFAVDVDAMLDRVRHDVLLGTRVPVFDATDQLHHLALHACLSGAWRLLWSHDLRLAAAATDDWDELVARARAAGTGLPVALALARARQVLDAPVPGRVLRALGDPAWLALQSATTLARPPHALTAPRRHGAILFTSASSSGPASAAALVRAVRERRTDAPGPVDPGPADTAREAYLVDVSRESGSALAAPEPQPALE encoded by the coding sequence GTGCACGACCGGCATCAGCTGAGCCCCGCCCTGGACGGACGCACCGCCGGAGGTCCCCGCCGCGCCCACCGCGCCGCGGGGACCTTCGTGCGCTCGCTGCTGCGCGGCGCGCCCGCGCCCGCCCGCGGGGTGACGCCCGAGGCCCTGGGCCGCGTCGTGCACCTGCACCGCGTCGGCCCCACCGTCGACCACCTGCTGCGCACCGCCCCCGACGCCGCCGCCCTCGCCCCGCTGCGGGCCGGCACCCGCCCGGCCCTCGTGGCGCAGACCGCCCGGCAGCTGCCGGTCCAGCTGGACCTGCGCACCGTCGAGAGCGCCCTGCGCGGCCTGGCGTGGGCGGTCGTGAAGGGCCCGGCCGTCGCCCGCACCCTGTACGCGGGGACCCCCCGCGAGTTCCACGACCTCGACGTCGTCGTGTCCCCGGCCTCCTTCGGCGAGGCCCTGCGCCGCCTCGAAGCCGCCGGCGCCCGCGCCATGGACCCCGACTGGGCCGGCATCCGCGCCGCCCGCGCCGGCGAGATCGCCGTGGCCCTGCCCCACGGCACCTTCCTGGACCTGCACTGGCACCTGGTCAACCGGCCCCACCGGCGCGCCCGCTTCGCCGTCGACGTCGACGCCATGCTCGACCGCGTCCGCCACGACGTCCTGCTCGGCACCCGCGTGCCCGTCTTCGACGCCACCGACCAGCTGCACCACCTCGCCCTGCACGCCTGCCTGTCCGGCGCCTGGCGGCTGCTGTGGTCGCACGACCTGCGCCTGGCCGCCGCCGCCACGGACGACTGGGACGAGCTCGTCGCGCGCGCCCGCGCCGCCGGCACCGGGCTCCCCGTCGCCCTGGCCCTGGCCCGCGCGCGGCAGGTCCTCGACGCCCCCGTGCCCGGGCGCGTGCTGCGGGCCCTGGGCGACCCGGCGTGGCTGGCGCTGCAGTCGGCGACGACCCTCGCGCGGCCCCCGCACGCCCTGACCGCCCCGCGGCGGCACGGGGCGATCCTCTTCACCAGCGCTTCCAGCAGCGGGCCGGCCAGCGCCGCCGCGCTGGTCCGCGCCGTGCGCGAACGCCGCACCGACGCCCCGGGCCCCGTGGACCCCGGACCGGCGGACACGGCGCGGGAGGCGTACCTGGTCGACGTGTCCCGGGAGTCAGGCAGCGCCCTGGCAGCCCCGGAGCCTCAGCCCGCGCTGGAGTAG
- a CDS encoding winged helix-turn-helix transcriptional regulator, producing the protein MTTTPPHPSTPRAGKRATPPAAGTERTAAQRYDAFLAVCPSRQLLARISDKWVTLVLCALAGEAAPPAGDDAPAGPRALRYSQLSRLLVGVSQKMLTQTLRSLEADGLVTRSVVPTVPVTVTYELTDLGASLHRVVGLLRAWAQDNMDAVTAHRAGHGEGPADPAE; encoded by the coding sequence GTGACCACGACGCCACCGCACCCCTCGACCCCCCGGGCGGGGAAGCGGGCCACGCCGCCGGCAGCGGGGACCGAGCGGACCGCCGCGCAGCGGTACGACGCCTTCCTGGCGGTCTGCCCGAGCCGGCAGCTGCTGGCCCGGATCTCGGACAAGTGGGTCACCCTGGTCCTGTGCGCCCTGGCCGGGGAGGCCGCACCCCCGGCCGGGGACGACGCGCCGGCCGGGCCCCGGGCGCTGCGCTACTCCCAGCTGTCCCGGCTGCTGGTGGGGGTCAGTCAGAAGATGCTGACCCAGACGCTGCGGTCCCTGGAGGCCGACGGCCTGGTGACGCGCAGCGTGGTCCCGACGGTGCCGGTGACGGTCACCTACGAGCTCACCGACCTCGGCGCGTCGCTGCACCGGGTGGTGGGCCTGCTCCGCGCGTGGGCGCAGGACAACATGGACGCCGTCACCGCCCACCGGGCCGGTCACGGCGAGGGACCGGCGGACCCGGCCGAATGA
- a CDS encoding O-antigen ligase family protein: MSLLPAVARTVADPTRHTPHRARPLPVSWLPIAVVVCAFLFPGNFVLPGPLNSNGSPARLFSLLCLGLAVLTLVTSRRRRSDEDEPRWSLVGGALVLYLAGATWSYGVAVSRPLDAAQSAGALRSLVGALGITGVALYTWFVVTQRRDVDRVVGWIVACATFSVLVAAASWLGVVNWASLVRATPLVENTPTLGTVSRLDFLRARGTGEHPLEFSLATTAALPLAVHLARHAATAGRRWAAGFASLVLVVGVPLAVSRTAVLGLAVGGVIAVSIWPLAQKAAAVAVAGLGVLLMFVLVPTLTSSLALIFSDAEQDNSVTGRLSDYALVEQLFRENPVLGLGSGVYRPETGGVYLDNTWLGTLIGGGAVGVALLALLFLVAGGVAWDRSVLAADAADRSLNRALLAVLAVVLMGAFTSDLTSFPQPTLVFTIVLGLLASRAGARTRPSTLEATARPHVRPAPGSHP; encoded by the coding sequence GTGAGCCTGCTGCCCGCGGTCGCCCGGACCGTCGCGGACCCCACCCGGCACACCCCGCACCGCGCCCGGCCGCTGCCCGTGTCCTGGCTGCCGATCGCCGTGGTCGTCTGCGCGTTCCTCTTCCCCGGCAACTTCGTCCTCCCCGGCCCGCTGAACTCCAACGGCAGCCCCGCCCGCCTGTTCTCCCTCCTGTGCCTCGGCCTGGCCGTCCTGACCCTGGTCACCTCCCGGCGGCGGCGCAGCGACGAGGACGAACCCCGGTGGTCGCTCGTGGGCGGCGCCCTCGTCCTGTACCTGGCCGGCGCCACCTGGAGCTACGGCGTCGCCGTCTCCCGCCCCCTCGACGCCGCGCAGAGCGCCGGTGCGCTGCGTTCCCTCGTGGGGGCGCTGGGCATCACCGGCGTCGCCCTCTACACGTGGTTCGTCGTCACGCAGCGGCGCGACGTCGACCGCGTCGTCGGCTGGATCGTCGCGTGCGCCACCTTCTCCGTCCTCGTCGCGGCCGCCTCCTGGCTGGGCGTCGTGAACTGGGCCTCCCTGGTCCGCGCCACCCCGCTGGTCGAGAACACCCCCACCCTGGGGACCGTGAGCCGGCTGGACTTCCTGCGCGCCCGCGGCACCGGTGAGCACCCCCTGGAGTTCTCCCTCGCCACGACGGCCGCCCTGCCGCTGGCCGTGCACCTGGCCCGCCACGCCGCGACCGCCGGCCGCCGGTGGGCCGCCGGGTTCGCCAGCCTCGTGCTGGTGGTGGGGGTCCCGCTGGCGGTCTCCCGCACCGCGGTCCTCGGGCTGGCCGTCGGCGGCGTCATCGCGGTTTCCATCTGGCCGCTGGCGCAGAAGGCCGCCGCCGTCGCGGTGGCCGGGCTCGGCGTGCTGCTGATGTTCGTCCTCGTGCCCACCCTCACCAGCTCGCTGGCCCTGATCTTCAGCGACGCGGAGCAGGACAACAGCGTCACCGGGCGGCTGTCCGACTACGCCCTCGTGGAGCAGCTGTTCCGGGAGAACCCCGTCCTGGGCCTGGGCTCGGGGGTCTACCGCCCCGAGACCGGCGGGGTGTACCTGGACAACACGTGGCTGGGGACCCTCATCGGCGGCGGCGCCGTGGGCGTCGCCCTCCTGGCCCTGCTCTTCCTCGTCGCCGGCGGCGTCGCCTGGGACCGCAGCGTCCTGGCCGCCGACGCGGCCGACCGCAGCCTCAACCGCGCCCTGCTGGCCGTCCTGGCCGTCGTGCTCATGGGCGCCTTCACCAGCGACCTCACCTCCTTCCCGCAGCCGACGCTCGTGTTCACGATCGTCCTGGGCCTGCTCGCCTCGCGGGCCGGCGCGCGCACGCGACCGTCCACCCTCGAGGCCACCGCTCGACCGCACGTCCGCCCTGCACCTGGGAGCCACCCGTGA
- a CDS encoding lasso RiPP family leader peptide-containing protein, translating to MTPWLSTAAPPIEDADALEVPVAEHYSAPRLTTLGSLAELTLRNKKFGTKSDGDFFCEDDGSTPLYTVS from the coding sequence GTGACTCCCTGGCTGAGCACCGCCGCACCGCCGATCGAAGACGCCGACGCCCTGGAGGTACCCGTGGCCGAGCACTACTCCGCTCCGCGCCTGACCACGCTCGGCTCGCTGGCCGAGCTGACCCTGCGGAACAAGAAGTTCGGCACCAAGAGCGACGGTGACTTCTTCTGCGAGGACGACGGCAGCACGCCGCTCTACACCGTCTCCTGA
- a CDS encoding asparagine synthase, translated as MTAGAGADVPLDRLGPLETVWGMPVGAQPGVRPLPPGSGLTLRAALEEAVLPALRRGPCVVSFSGGRDSSTVLAVATSVARREGLPDPVPYTHRFPHVPDSHEDEWAELVVRHLGLREWERPAWGDEMDVLGPFARTVLLRDGVLPPFNGHLHEPVFAAARGGSVLTGIGGDELFSQVSRYPAVRLLARRAPLTARALPRTAFSVLAPAPLRARRLGRHLPMAFGWLRPDAARELRAAVARHTAAEPLRWDRAARRWLWTSRLLHVAGAAKERTAAAHDVHVTHPFSRPATLRAAAVAFGWAGPRGRTGELLRHVGDLLPRALCERGTKAGFNGAFWTATAASFAARWTGVGVDTDLVDPEALRAEWAAPDPDLHSITLLQHAWLAQEGRPAR; from the coding sequence GTGACCGCCGGGGCGGGCGCTGACGTCCCCCTGGACCGGCTGGGCCCGCTGGAGACGGTGTGGGGCATGCCGGTCGGCGCCCAGCCGGGGGTGCGGCCGCTGCCGCCGGGGTCGGGGCTGACGCTGCGGGCCGCGCTGGAGGAGGCCGTGCTCCCGGCGCTGCGGCGCGGGCCGTGCGTCGTGAGCTTCTCCGGCGGGCGGGACTCCTCGACGGTCCTGGCCGTGGCGACGTCGGTGGCCCGCCGCGAGGGCCTGCCCGACCCCGTCCCCTACACCCACCGCTTCCCGCACGTGCCGGACTCCCACGAGGACGAGTGGGCCGAGCTGGTCGTCCGGCACCTGGGCCTGCGCGAGTGGGAACGGCCCGCCTGGGGCGACGAGATGGACGTCCTGGGCCCCTTCGCCCGCACCGTCCTGCTGCGCGACGGCGTGCTGCCGCCCTTCAACGGGCACCTGCACGAACCCGTCTTCGCCGCCGCCCGCGGCGGCTCGGTGCTGACCGGCATCGGCGGCGACGAGCTGTTCTCGCAGGTCTCCCGCTACCCCGCGGTGCGGCTGCTGGCCCGGCGCGCGCCGCTGACCGCGCGGGCCCTGCCGCGCACCGCGTTCTCCGTGCTGGCCCCCGCCCCGCTGCGGGCCCGGCGGCTGGGGCGGCACCTGCCGATGGCCTTCGGGTGGCTGCGCCCGGACGCGGCCCGGGAGCTGCGGGCGGCCGTGGCCCGGCACACGGCCGCCGAACCGCTGCGCTGGGACCGGGCCGCCCGGCGGTGGCTGTGGACCAGCCGGCTCCTGCACGTGGCCGGGGCCGCCAAGGAGCGCACGGCCGCCGCCCACGACGTCCACGTCACCCACCCCTTCTCCCGCCCCGCCACGCTGCGCGCGGCGGCCGTCGCCTTCGGCTGGGCCGGGCCGCGCGGGCGGACCGGGGAACTGCTGCGCCACGTCGGGGACCTGCTGCCGCGCGCGCTGTGCGAGCGCGGGACCAAGGCCGGTTTCAACGGCGCCTTCTGGACGGCGACGGCCGCCTCCTTCGCGGCCCGCTGGACCGGGGTGGGCGTCGACACCGACCTGGTGGACCCGGAGGCGCTGCGCGCCGAGTGGGCCGCCCCCGACCCCGACCTGCACTCGATCACCCTGCTGCAGCACGCGTGGCTGGCGCAGGAGGGCCGGCCCGCCCGCTGA
- a CDS encoding PqqD family peptide modification chaperone — MSEAQQVAVRSEELAWNEVDDQIVVLDTTTSTYHAVSGAGVALWPLLVAGTTRADLLEALRRTYDIPGDRAEADLDAFLADCGPLLRTA, encoded by the coding sequence GTGAGCGAGGCGCAGCAGGTGGCGGTGCGGTCCGAGGAACTGGCCTGGAACGAGGTCGACGACCAGATCGTGGTCCTCGACACCACCACCTCGACCTACCACGCGGTCTCCGGCGCGGGCGTCGCCCTGTGGCCGCTGCTCGTCGCGGGCACCACGCGCGCGGACCTGCTGGAGGCGCTGCGGCGCACCTACGACATCCCCGGGGACCGGGCCGAGGCCGACCTCGACGCCTTCCTCGCCGACTGCGGCCCGCTGCTGCGGACGGCCTGA
- a CDS encoding polysaccharide pyruvyl transferase family protein, protein MTEAVPDSARSHASVVPALRDRLLADLARTLPQGYGSWTALDFPLHFNCGDSALHLGLEAAARSAGVRVDRILDRRSYDPRLLSPDSLPVSMAGGTWGGLYPTHHEHRLRFLQDTKGRPAVQLPQSIEHVDEQHREELRRAVGEHGAFVLLVRDARSFEIAQRDYDCEVHLVPDLAFALGPLPRARAVEPLVVQARTDREAGGVEGFGETFDWVQAPPRSRSATALRVARKLNSLQRRHPSRASAVTARTALRVLARANLQRATALLSRGERVVTDRLHGHVISTLLGIPHVVVNDRFGKVRALHETWLGEDPHSVFAASWKEVPRALDALDARN, encoded by the coding sequence GTGACCGAAGCAGTCCCCGACTCGGCGCGTTCGCACGCCTCCGTGGTCCCCGCCCTGCGGGACCGGTTGCTCGCCGACCTGGCCCGCACCCTGCCCCAGGGGTACGGCAGCTGGACGGCGCTGGACTTCCCCCTGCACTTCAACTGCGGCGACTCGGCGCTGCACCTCGGGCTGGAGGCCGCGGCGCGCTCGGCCGGGGTTCGCGTCGACCGCATCCTGGACCGGCGTTCCTACGACCCCCGCCTCCTGTCCCCGGACTCCCTGCCGGTGTCGATGGCCGGGGGCACGTGGGGTGGGCTCTACCCGACGCACCACGAGCACCGGCTGCGGTTCCTGCAGGACACCAAGGGACGCCCGGCCGTGCAGCTGCCGCAGTCCATCGAGCACGTCGACGAGCAGCACCGCGAGGAACTGCGGCGCGCCGTCGGTGAGCACGGGGCTTTCGTCCTCCTCGTGCGGGACGCGCGCAGCTTCGAGATCGCCCAGCGCGACTACGACTGCGAGGTGCACCTGGTGCCGGACCTGGCGTTCGCCCTCGGGCCGCTGCCGCGCGCGCGGGCCGTCGAGCCCCTCGTCGTGCAGGCGCGGACCGACCGGGAAGCCGGCGGCGTCGAGGGGTTCGGGGAGACGTTCGACTGGGTGCAGGCACCGCCCCGCTCCCGTTCGGCGACGGCCCTGCGGGTGGCCCGCAAGCTCAACTCCCTCCAGCGCCGCCACCCCTCGCGGGCGAGCGCGGTCACCGCGCGCACGGCGTTGCGGGTGCTCGCCCGGGCCAACCTCCAGCGGGCGACGGCACTGCTGTCCCGCGGCGAGCGCGTGGTGACCGACCGGTTGCACGGCCACGTGATCTCCACCCTCCTGGGCATCCCGCACGTCGTGGTGAACGACCGCTTCGGCAAGGTGCGGGCCCTGCACGAGACCTGGCTGGGCGAGGACCCGCACAGCGTCTTCGCCGCCTCGTGGAAGGAGGTCCCGCGTGCTCTGGACGCACTCGACGCGCGGAACTGA
- a CDS encoding oligosaccharide flippase family protein has translation MSGSSLRRRATSGVLWTAAQMWFVRATTAAAFIVIGRQLQPSEFGLVALAMSVIAVLQLLSDTGMANYLVRSQHVDERHRSTAFWTSLVLAGALAGLLALLAGALAHLFHEDDLAPVLRWLALTMVLTGLGSVPNALLRRDMQFKSLAVRGAVATVVGSVVAIVLALAGAGVWALVAQNLVRGAVTVVITWTVVRWRPHFVLDRSEARSMLSFGTKLMGMDLLLNARSRGTDFVLAGMGSSVLLGYWSIANRLVKIIQDTGSSVVSTVATPAFAKLQGDRERLARAYSTAMYSAGLVMFPATLFLTVTSPDLVPLLLGQQWADAAQVAQIVAATAALAVFSQFDRSIFIAVDRLRPEMVMVAGIVVSHVVIVVLLVPHGLTWVALGLLARQVLSLPVRQLVIRREAGIPLRSTVPALRVLLASLVMAGALVGAGALAHGVDTWVRVVVQVLVAALVYPPALWLVARPVFRRALVDVRALRGGRRAADVTGPAAPGATTPDDVVTVGAGGDPSIEAAPEGRR, from the coding sequence GTGAGCGGGAGCTCGCTGCGGCGCCGGGCCACCTCCGGCGTCCTGTGGACGGCGGCGCAGATGTGGTTCGTGCGGGCGACGACGGCCGCCGCCTTCATCGTCATCGGCCGGCAGCTGCAGCCGTCGGAGTTCGGGCTGGTCGCCCTGGCGATGTCCGTCATCGCCGTCCTGCAGCTCCTGAGCGACACGGGCATGGCGAACTACCTCGTCCGTTCGCAGCACGTCGACGAGCGCCACCGCAGCACGGCGTTCTGGACCAGCCTCGTCCTGGCCGGTGCGCTCGCCGGTCTGCTCGCGCTCCTGGCCGGTGCCCTGGCCCACCTGTTCCACGAGGACGACCTCGCCCCCGTCCTGCGCTGGCTGGCCCTGACGATGGTGCTGACCGGTCTGGGCAGCGTGCCGAACGCCTTGCTGCGCCGGGACATGCAGTTCAAGTCCCTGGCCGTGCGCGGAGCCGTCGCCACGGTCGTCGGGTCGGTCGTGGCGATCGTCCTGGCCCTGGCTGGAGCCGGGGTCTGGGCCCTGGTGGCGCAGAACCTGGTGCGGGGCGCGGTCACGGTCGTCATCACCTGGACCGTCGTGCGCTGGCGGCCGCACTTCGTGCTCGACCGTTCCGAGGCGCGCAGCATGCTCTCCTTCGGGACCAAGCTCATGGGGATGGACCTGCTGCTCAACGCCCGCTCGCGGGGCACGGACTTCGTCCTCGCGGGGATGGGGTCCTCGGTGCTGCTGGGGTACTGGTCGATCGCCAACCGGCTCGTCAAGATCATCCAGGACACGGGCAGCTCGGTCGTGAGCACGGTGGCCACCCCGGCGTTCGCCAAGCTCCAGGGGGACCGGGAGCGGCTGGCGCGGGCCTACTCGACGGCCATGTACTCCGCGGGGCTGGTGATGTTCCCGGCCACCCTCTTCCTCACTGTCACCAGCCCGGACCTGGTGCCGCTGCTGCTCGGGCAGCAGTGGGCGGACGCGGCGCAGGTCGCCCAGATCGTCGCCGCGACCGCCGCCCTGGCGGTCTTCAGCCAGTTCGACCGCTCGATCTTCATCGCCGTCGACCGCCTGCGGCCGGAGATGGTCATGGTGGCGGGCATCGTGGTGTCCCACGTCGTCATCGTGGTCCTCCTCGTCCCGCACGGGCTGACCTGGGTCGCCCTCGGGTTGCTCGCGCGGCAGGTGCTGTCGCTGCCCGTGCGGCAGCTGGTCATCCGCCGCGAAGCCGGGATCCCGCTGCGCAGCACGGTCCCGGCGCTGCGCGTCCTGCTCGCCTCGCTCGTCATGGCGGGCGCGCTGGTCGGCGCCGGCGCCCTCGCCCACGGGGTCGACACCTGGGTGCGCGTCGTCGTGCAGGTCCTCGTGGCCGCCCTCGTCTACCCGCCCGCCCTGTGGCTGGTGGCCCGTCCCGTCTTCCGCCGGGCGCTGGTCGACGTCCGCGCGCTGCGCGGCGGCCGCCGCGCGGCCGACGTCACCGGACCCGCCGCGCCCGGCGCCACCACGCCCGACGACGTCGTGACGGTCGGCGCCGGCGGGGACCCGTCGATCGAAGCCGCACCGGAAGGACGCCGATGA
- a CDS encoding lasso peptide biosynthesis protein — translation MRPGAHLRRVRRRAVRRLRRRLGLVRHGGLAAARWADRSLRTVRRDLPADGLRTRVGPPPDLPAAGLGAVEAVLRRRGATCLQRCLVVQAWLLAHGQPREVVVAASVADGFAAHAWLDGHDEDESSTYRELTRVPALR, via the coding sequence GTGCGGCCGGGAGCCCACCTGCGCCGCGTCCGGCGGCGGGCGGTGCGCCGGCTGCGCCGCCGCCTGGGCCTGGTCCGGCACGGCGGGCTGGCCGCGGCCCGCTGGGCCGACCGCTCGCTGCGGACCGTGCGCCGGGACCTGCCCGCCGACGGCCTGCGCACCCGCGTCGGCCCGCCGCCGGACCTGCCGGCGGCCGGGCTGGGGGCCGTGGAGGCCGTGCTGCGCCGCCGGGGCGCGACGTGCCTGCAGCGCTGCCTCGTCGTGCAGGCCTGGCTGCTGGCGCACGGGCAGCCGCGCGAGGTCGTCGTCGCCGCCTCGGTCGCCGACGGGTTCGCCGCGCACGCCTGGCTCGACGGCCACGACGAGGACGAGAGCTCGACCTACCGCGAGCTGACCCGCGTCCCGGCGCTGCGGTGA
- a CDS encoding oxidoreductase, translating to MSTTSTDDTTSSTPTALPGGTWTLGDRQVTRFGYGAMQLAGPGVLGPPADHDGALAVLRAAVRAGITHVDTSGAYGPRVTNELIREALHPYPQPLLIATKVGADRDARGGWPTARRPEDLRRQVQDNLHALGVETLDLVNLRAGDATGPQAGSIAEAFETLAQLQQDGLIAHLGVSNVTAEQVAEARAVAPVVCVQNLYNLAVRHDDDLLDDLARDGIAYVPFFPLGGFTPLQSQALSAVAQRLAVTPTAVALSWLLQRSANVLLIPGTRSVTHLRENVAGAGTVLSEQDLAELDAIGG from the coding sequence GTGAGCACCACCTCCACCGACGACACCACCAGCTCCACCCCGACCGCCCTGCCCGGCGGCACCTGGACCCTGGGCGACCGTCAGGTCACCCGCTTCGGCTACGGCGCGATGCAGCTGGCCGGCCCCGGGGTCCTGGGCCCTCCGGCCGACCACGACGGCGCCCTGGCCGTCCTGCGCGCCGCCGTGCGGGCCGGCATCACCCACGTCGACACCTCCGGCGCCTACGGCCCCCGCGTCACCAACGAGCTGATCCGCGAAGCCCTGCACCCCTACCCGCAGCCGCTGCTCATCGCCACCAAGGTCGGCGCCGACCGCGACGCCCGGGGCGGCTGGCCCACCGCCCGCCGTCCCGAGGACCTGCGCCGGCAGGTCCAGGACAACCTGCACGCCCTGGGCGTGGAGACCCTGGACCTGGTGAACCTGCGCGCGGGCGACGCCACCGGCCCGCAGGCGGGCTCGATCGCCGAGGCCTTCGAGACCCTCGCCCAGCTGCAGCAGGACGGCCTGATCGCCCACCTGGGGGTCAGCAACGTCACCGCCGAGCAGGTCGCCGAGGCGCGGGCCGTCGCCCCGGTCGTGTGCGTGCAGAACCTGTACAACCTCGCCGTCCGCCACGACGACGACCTGCTCGACGACCTGGCCCGCGACGGCATCGCCTACGTCCCGTTCTTCCCCCTGGGCGGGTTCACCCCGCTGCAGTCGCAGGCGCTGTCGGCGGTGGCGCAGCGGCTGGCGGTCACGCCCACGGCGGTGGCGCTGAGCTGGCTGCTGCAGCGTTCGGCGAACGTGCTGCTCATCCCGGGGACGAGGTCGGTGACGCACCTGCGCGAGAACGTCGCCGGCGCCGGCACCGTCCTGTCCGAGCAGGACCTGGCCGAGCTGGACGCCATCGGGGGCTGA
- a CDS encoding right-handed parallel beta-helix repeat-containing protein → MPAARPSRPSRLPVPALPTALVTALALLAGCSGGAQEPEDPHADQRARLTQQARALGIPAGYPGPDTTGVPLGTALRESGSLSVTKKGQVVENLDIDGCLSIKADDVVVRNVRITCPHQQRAITIEGSRTGIVVEDSEIDGAGSTQVAIGWGGYTLRRVDVHGVLDGPRLGSGTTVEDSWVHDMVREDGFHSDALQSNGGKGIVVRHNTLMPKDTSTGDVLNSAIQLGAENDSGTLSDVTIEDNYLDDGNYSVNVRDDDGISGVVLRGNVFGTSSRYGPVIAPEGKVTVEDSNTTRGATTKVETVEP, encoded by the coding sequence GTGCCCGCCGCCCGCCCGTCCCGCCCGTCCCGGCTGCCGGTCCCGGCCCTGCCCACCGCGCTGGTCACCGCGCTGGCCCTGCTGGCCGGGTGCTCGGGCGGCGCGCAGGAGCCGGAGGACCCGCACGCCGACCAGCGGGCCCGGCTCACCCAGCAGGCGCGGGCCCTGGGCATCCCCGCCGGCTACCCCGGCCCGGACACCACCGGCGTCCCGCTGGGCACGGCGCTGCGGGAGTCGGGGTCGCTGTCGGTGACGAAGAAGGGGCAGGTCGTGGAGAACCTCGACATCGACGGCTGCCTGTCCATCAAGGCCGACGACGTCGTGGTGCGCAACGTGCGCATCACGTGCCCGCACCAGCAGCGCGCCATCACGATCGAGGGGTCGCGCACGGGCATCGTCGTGGAGGACTCCGAGATCGACGGGGCCGGTTCCACCCAGGTCGCGATCGGGTGGGGCGGGTACACGCTGCGCCGGGTGGACGTGCACGGCGTCCTCGACGGCCCGCGGCTGGGCAGCGGGACGACGGTGGAGGACAGCTGGGTCCACGACATGGTCCGCGAGGACGGCTTCCACTCCGACGCCCTGCAGTCCAACGGCGGCAAGGGCATCGTCGTGCGCCACAACACCCTCATGCCGAAGGACACGTCCACGGGCGACGTGCTGAACTCGGCGATCCAGCTCGGCGCGGAGAACGACAGCGGCACGCTGTCGGACGTGACGATCGAGGACAACTACCTCGACGACGGCAACTACAGCGTCAACGTGCGCGACGACGACGGCATCTCCGGCGTCGTGCTGCGCGGCAACGTCTTCGGCACCTCGTCCCGGTACGGCCCGGTCATCGCCCCCGAGGGCAAGGTCACCGTGGAGGACTCCAACACCACCCGGGGCGCGACGACGAAGGTCGAGACCGTCGAACCCTGA